From a region of the Trichoderma atroviride chromosome 6, complete sequence genome:
- a CDS encoding uncharacterized protein (TransMembrane:2 (i173-193o199-219i)) → MTLQRPTPADEPFKVAKAVQMADAAETNGSVSPVNGNGHHRTLSQRRASAPMAPPFMVSAPGKVIVFGEHSVVYGKPAIAAAISLRSYLHVTTLSKSKHTVSLRFPDIDLTHSWDIDNLPWAQFQHPDKKKSYFSLVTQLDPELLAALQPHIDEVSPDRPEEIRKVHRNSVTAFLYLFLSLGSPRFPGCLYTLRSTIPISAGLGSSASISVCLAAALLLQLRTLSGPHPDQPSEEARVQVERINRWAFVSEMCIHGNPSGVDNTVATQGKAVVFQRTDYNKPPSVRPLWDFPELPLLLVDTKQAKSTAVEVGKIGKLNKTHPKIIGPILEAMRHITDTASQLIEDKDFNPKDEESLRRLGELMAVNHGLLNALSVSHPRLERVRELIDHEGIGWTKLTGAGGGGCSITLLKPNVPGEKIAKLDSQFEAEGYEKYGTTLGGDGVGVLWPAVLKNGTEEDEEGGMEIDVDKFLNAQGTEGVEQLVGVHGDGGEREGWKFWRVESE, encoded by the exons ATGACATTGCAGCGTCCGACGCCAGCAGACGAGCCGTTCAAAGTTGCCAAAGCAGTCCAAATGGCCGACGCTGCAGAGACCAACGGGAGCGTGTCCCCAgtcaatggcaatggccacCACCGCACTCTGTCGCAGCGCAGGGCATCTGCCCCCATGGCGCCGCCCTTTATGGTCTCTGCGCCGGGCAAGGTGATTGTCTTTGGAGAGCACTCCGTTGTATATGGCAAG cctgccatcgccgccgccatttCGCTACGATCCTACCTCCACGTCACAACGCTGTCCAAGTCAAAGCATACCGTCTCGCTTCGCTTCCCCGACATTGATCTCACTCACTCCTGGGATATCGATAATCTCCCCTGGGCCCAGTTCCAGCACCCagacaagaaaaagtcaTACTTTTCTTTGGTCACGCAGCTTGACCCCGAGTTACTGGCTGCCCTGCAGCCGCACATCGACGAAGTCTCTCCAGACCGGCCAGAAGAGATTCGAAAAGTTCACCGGAACTCTGTCACAGCATTCCTctatctcttcctttctcttgggTCGCCACGATTCCCAGGATGCCTTTACACTCTGCGCTCTACAATTCCTATTTCAGCTGGATTGGGCAGCAGCGCTTCCATATCTGTCTGTCTAGCTgcggctctgctgcttcagctgcgGACCCTTTCTGGCCCTCATCCCGACCAGCCGTCAGAAGAAGCGCGCGTTCAGGTTGAGCGAATCAACCGTTGGGCCTTTGTGTCTGAGATGTGTATTCATGGGAACCCTTCAGGGGTTGATAACACCGTGGCGACCCAAGGCAAGGCGGTAGTCTTCCAGCGAACAGATTACAACAAGCCGCCATCTGTACGCCCACTATGGGACTTCCCCGAACTACCACTGCTACTTGTAGACACGAAACAGGCCAAATCAACGGCAGTTGAGGTGGGCAAGATTGGAAAGCTAAACAAGACACACCCCAAGATTATTGGCCCAATCCTCGAGGCCATGCGCCACATCACAGATACTGCCTCTCAATTGATCGAGGACAAGGATTTCAATCCAAAAGACGAGGAAAGCCTACGGAGACTGGGTGAGCTCATGGCTGTCAACCACGGCCTGTTGAATGCTCTGAGCGTATCACACCCCCGCCTGGAGAGAGTGCGTGAGCTGATAGACCACGAGGGCATCGGCTGGACAAAGCTCActggcgctggtggtggcggctgcTCCATCACTCTGCTCAAGCCCAATGTGCCGGGAGAGAAAATTGCCAAGCTAGACAGCCAGTTTGAGGCCGAAGGCTACGAAAAGTACGGCACTACTCTGGGTGGTGACGGCGTGGGAGTCCTGTGGCCGGCCGTACTGAAGAACGGCaccgaggaagacgaagaaggcggcaTGGAAATTGACGTGGACAAGTTCCTCAACGCGCAGGGCACTGAGGGcgtcgagcagctcgtcgGTGTCCACGGCGATGGTGGCGAGCGAGAAGGATGGAAATTCTGGCGAGTGGAGAGCGAGtag
- a CDS encoding uncharacterized protein (BUSCO:EOG092D3FDW) produces MPPPVTVGERSKQRYYQTNPVERRFEEVGFPGLTPAEKKTYTHSRLILPVANRQVSLSNKTDREYWKQVTKEGLPCRRLKNNYSWGTDKHGRDVGTYRFEELKKRSLSQAKLTALNVLHRQFLLKREAARSKGAELPQEDIDQEKKRRQEMAALKRELYGEIPGPLGNDPEWDDVIPIPQEEPQDALARIAYTDDYAEAVSYLRAVMASEEYSPRCLRLTEHVIAMNPGHYTVWLYRFKIVSALKLSITDEIQWLNDVALNHLKNYQIWHHRQLLLDHHFANTLSSDAEATKQFAKSETDFISKILAKDTKNYHVWSYRQYLITKLDYWSPFELATTQSMIEDDLRNNSAWSHRFFIVFSDPSHSTKGSAATEYDPKVPDAILDREIAYAEEKIKLAPQNQSSWLYLRGVLAKGGRGLDTVGEFASQFFSNLGAEDEVTSSHALDLMSEVYHKQGDIEKAKLCLEELSEKWDPVREGYWKYRLSELK; encoded by the exons ATGCCCCCCCCAGTGACTGTTGGCGAGCGGTCCAAGCAGCGCTACTACCAGACCAACCCCGTCGAGCGCCGCTTCGAAGAAGTCGGCTTCCCTGGCCTGACGCcggcagaaaagaagacgtaCACCCACTCGAGGCTGATCCTCCCCGTCGCAAACCGCCAAGTGTCCCTCTCGAACAAGACCGACCGCGAGTACTGGAAGCAGGTCACCAAAGAAGGCCTCCCCTGCCGCCGCCTCAAGAACAACTACAGTTGGGGAACAGACAAGCACGGCCGCGACGTTGGCACCTACAGATtcgaagagctcaagaagcgaTCGCTGAGCCAGGCTAAGCTGACTGCGCTCAACGTCCTCCATCGACAGTTTCTGCTCAAGAGGGAAGCCGCTCGCAGCAAAGGCGCCGAGCTCCCACAGGAGGACATCGAtcaggaaaagaagaggcggcAAGAGATGGCGGCATTGAAGAGAGAGCTCTACGGGGAGATTCCCGGACCGCTTGGCAACGACCCAGAGTGGGACGATGTGATTCCCATTCCGCAGGAGGAGCCTCAGGATGCCTTGGCGAGGATTGCCTATACCGACGACTATGCTGAGG ccgTCTCTTACCTCCGCGCCGTCATGGCCTCCGAAGAATACTCCCCTCGCTGCCTCCGCCTCACAGAGCATGTCATCGCCATGAACCCAGGCCACTACACCGTCTGGCTCTACCGCTTCAAAATCGTCTCCGCCCTCAAGCTCTCCATCACGGATGAAATCCAGTGGCTCAACGACGTTGCCCTGAACCACCTCAAGAACTACCAAATCTGGCACCAccgccagctgctcctcGACCACCACTTCGCCAACACGCTCAGCTCCGACGCCGAGGCCACCAAGCAGTTTGCCAAATCCGAGACCGacttcatctccaagatccTCGCCAAGGACACCAAGAACTACCATGTGTGGTCGTACCGCCAGTACCTCATCACGAAGCTCGACTACTGGAGCCCCTTTGAGCTCGCCACCACGCAGAGCATGATTGAGGATGACCTGCGCAACAACTCGGCGTGGTCGCACCGCTTCTTCATTGTCTTCTCGGATCCGTCCCATTCCACAAAGGGCAGCGCTGCTACGGAGTATGATCCCAAGGTGCCAGACGCCATTCTTGATAGGGAGATTGCGTACGCAGAGGAGAAGATCAAGCTTGCGCCGCAGAATCAGTCTTCTTGGCTGTACTTGCGCGGAGTCTTGGCGAAAGGTGGCCGCGGACTGGATACAGTGGGAGAATTTGCCTCGCAGTTCTTTTCTAATCTGGGCGCCGAGGACGAGGTCACGAGCTCGCATGCGTTGGACCTCATGTCAGAAGTTTACCACAAGCAGGGCGATATTGAAAAAGCCAAGCTATGTCTGGAAGAACTATCAGAGAAGTGGGACCCTGTGCGGGAAGGATATTGGAAGTACCGGCTGTCAGAGCTGAAATAA
- a CDS encoding uncharacterized protein (EggNog:ENOG41~SECRETED:SignalP(1-18)~CAZy:GH93) produces MFLYKLFSALLIPVTVLSNPITTSIEQRSPGNVVQAGSPVVIDANGIYIRASPLKTGGLIAGYTAHENGQSILRLAQSDNSGSSWNFIGEVWRVDTSTHDVDNAMPLQLPSGRIVYAFRNHDRTGNTFTYYRLTLCYSDDGGKNFVYASTIEQQAATPNNPNGLWEPFLRVATDGSLQCYYSAENSAVDQDGYMKRSTDGGITWSGWTKISGGDRTSRDGMIGVANIDNSGNLIAVFENTESGPFTVDYVLSHDDGNSWGQRGRLYTARNGAGAGAPQVMNVGGTLVTSFMTDEDVAGIPGSGYDGAQMKVVTSVDGGQTWGLATVTGDARSHWPGLYTLNQTHFLALYSKDGLGAVSQHYQLVN; encoded by the exons ATGTTTCTCTATAAACTATTTTCTGCTCTGCTTATTCCTGTTACGGTTCTTAGTAATCCTATTACTACTAGCATTGAGCAAAGGTCACCTGGAAATGTGGTTCAGGCTGGCTCACCAGTTGTTATTGATGCGAATGGCATATACATCCGGGCAAGCCCTCTTAAAACTGGAGGTTTAATAGCTGGTTATACTGCGCATGAAAACGGTCAGAGTATTCTTCGTCTTGCTCAGTCTGACAATAGTGGTTCTTCGTGGAATTTTATTGGTGAAGTCTGGCGTGTTGATACATCTACGCATGATGTTGATAACGCTATGCCTTTGCAGCTTCCCAGTGGACGCATTGTATATGCCTTCCGCAACCATGACCGCACAGGAAACACTTTTACATACTACCGACTAACTCTGTGTTATTCCGATGACGGTGGTAAGAACTTTGTCTATGCATCGACCAtagagcagcaagcagccacTCCAAATAACCCTAACGGCCTCTGGGAACCTTTTCTACGTGTTGCCACGGATGGGTCACTACAATGTTATTACTCCGCCGAGAATAGTGCGGTAGATCAGGACGGCTATATGAAGCGTTCAACAGACGGAGGAATAACTTGGTCAGGCTGGACCAAGATCTCTGGAGGTGACCGCACATCACGCGATGGAATGATTGGTGTTGCAAATATCGATAACTCGGGTAACTTAAT TGCTGTTTTTGAGAATACGGAATCCGGCCCCTTTACCGTTGACTATGTTCTATCTCATGACGACGGTAACTCTTGGGGACAGCGAGGGCGCTTATACACAGCAAGAAACGGGGCCGGTGCCGGAGCTCCTCAAGTTATGAATGTTGGTGGTACTCTTGTTACAAGCTTTATGACAGATGAGGATGTGGCCGGAATCCCTGGCAGCGGTTATGACGGAGCCCAAATGAAAGTTGTTACTAGTGTAGACGGAGGTCAAACATGGGGCCTAGCTACTGTCACGGGCGATGCCCGCTCACATTGGCCTGGGCTCTATACCCTTAACCAAACCCATTTCCTTGCCCTCTACTCTAAAGATGGCTTAGGTGCAGTTAGTCAACATTACCAACTTGTCAATTAG
- a CDS encoding uncharacterized protein (EggNog:ENOG41) — protein MKSAIAIIGAGPCGLTLARLLHRKNIPFTVYEKEESAATLVSSGSLDIRKETGQLALREAGLYNAFAQKARWEDDRVTFFDSYGELLHRATGEAEDGKDGLKTGGKPEIDRKSLRDILLESIPQNQIVWSHRLAKLSFDGDNSSPVLHFSNGNTVGGFSLVVGTDGAWSKVRAAISSTKPQYAGSTFIETRIQESSLLHKTLTDKIGHGIALFLAGPSRMIIQRQGDNSYRIYFGITAPEHFVGTSMDLNNPQATRDMLLSSFFQGWAEDLRDYIRNAENFRSWPLYQLPAESFGWNSVPGVTLAGDAAHLSLPNGEGVNLAMQDALELVTKIGENGLEHINKAVEEYERDMLKRGKHHIKAGEEMDRLMTHPEGAKAVVKAFAES, from the exons ATGAAGagtgccattgccatcatcggGGCCGGCCCTTGCGGTCTCACTCTAgcccgcctcctccaccgcAAGAATATCCCCTTCACCGTCTACGAAAAGGAAGAGTCAGCGGCGACACTAGTCTCTAGTGGCTCACTTGATATACGCAAAGAAACAGGTCAGCTTGCTCTTCGGGAGGCTGGCTTGTACAATGCCTTTGCTCAGAAAGCAAGATGGGAGGACGATCGGGTTACCTTTTTTGACTCCTATGGAGAGCTGTTGCATCGAGCTACTGGCGAGgcggaagatggaaaagacggCTTGAAGACCGGCGGAAAGCCCGAGATTGACCGCAAGAGCTTACGAGACATCCTTCTGGAGTCAATCCCGCAAAACCAAATAGTGTGGTCTCATCGTCTGGCAAAGTTGAGTTTCGACGGTGACAACTCGTCTCCCGTCCTACATTTTTCCAATGGCAACACAGTTGGTGGATTCTCGCTCGTTGTCGGGACGGATGGGGCCTGGAGCAAAGTACGAGCTGCG ATCAGCTCTACGAAGCCACAATATGCAGGAAGTACCTTTATCGAAACTCGCATACAGGAAAGCAGCTTATTGCACAAGACGCTGACGGACAAAATCGGTCACGGCATAGCTCTATTTCTGGCAGGGCCAAGCCGTATGATCATTCAACGACAAGGCGATAACTCATACAGGATCTATTTTGGCATCACTGCCCCCGAGCACTTTGTTGGCACATCGATGGACTTGAACAACCCCCAAGCGACTCGCGATATGCTTTTGTCCTCTTTCTTCCAAGGCTGGGCTGAGGATTTACGAGATTATATCCGAAACGCGGAGAATTTCCGCAGTTGGCCGCTGTATCAACTTCCTGCAGAAAGCTTTGGTTGGAACTCGGTACCAGGTGTGACTTTGGCGGGAGACGCTGCGCATTTATCGTTGCCCAATGGGGAGGGTGTCAATCTCGCCATGCAGGATGCCTTGGAACTCGTTACTAAGATTGGAGAAAACGGACTGGAGCATATAAATAAGGCGGTAGAGGAATATGAGAGGGATATGTTGAAACGCGGCAAACATCACATCAAGGCCGGTGAGGAGATGGATCGACTCATGACGCATCCTGAGGGAGCAAAAGCTGTTGTGAAGGCTTTCGCTGAGAGCTAA
- a CDS encoding uncharacterized protein (EggNog:ENOG41~TransMembrane:1 (n2-12c17/18o41-62i)), with product MFAIYSAAVMSLSDVECEDRLDEPRKPLRSRLMTATKAALSRANFMSTASLVVLQALVIHIISARDMYEPRALWTLTGVAVRVANGMGLDRDGTLLGLPPFETELRRRIWWFLKAQDLHNAELCGLPKFRDVGLSSDSTKRPTNINDIELYPGMPVSPVESGILTDMTFLAIRYDLLWFAAARVAKFRHLGKSLSQWDQDFASEGDKAETDQSVKEIEEHLEKKYLRRCDPSQPLQLMSMLMARAAIDTIRFMTHHPRRWTSINQAPPFERQWMWEVSIRLLEQRDMLQSNPSLKRFAWHAAFTMQWPAFIHVLDSLRANPSTPDAEKAWRLIANTFENNMSMFSDSRKPIHRAVRSLCLKAYDARRLQRNGVYALQTPAFISKLRQQQEVVKIKRQACRRKAEDAFQWDSIGSEATTASTGLEHGTIPNQEDAAEHVDAGGQNQRLEHVNEHGSEAEYTYAIQNMDLDALLAGDGSADHRAYQAINWEQWDLFLADSKIN from the coding sequence ATGTTTGCCATCTACAGCGCCGCCGTCATGTCACTGAGCGACGTTGAGTGTGAGGACCGACTTGACGAGCCTCGAAAGCCTCTGCGATCTAGATTAATGACTGCCACAAAGGCAGCATTATCGCGAGCCAACTTCATGAGCACAGCCAGCCTTGTAGTTCTTCAGGCATTAGTCATTCACATCATCTCAGCGCGAGACATGTACGAGCCGCGCGCCCTTTGGACCTTGACAGGTGTGGCGGTTCGCGTTGCCAACGGCATGGGCCTTGATCGCGATGGAACCCTTCTTGGGTTGCCCCCATTTGAAACAGAGCTGCGGCGACGCATCTGGTGGTTTCTGAAAGCGCAAGATCTACATAATGCTGAGCTGTGCGGCCTTCCCAAGTTTCGAGATGTTGGCCTGAGCAGCGACTCCACGAAGCGTCCCACCAACATCAACGACATTGAGCTCTATCCGGGAATGCCTGTCTCGCCGGTGGAGTCGGGAATCTTGACGGACATGACGTTTCTCGCTATAAGATACGACCTGCTCTGGTTTGCCGCCGCCCGCGTTGCCAAGTTTCGTCATCTAGGCAAGAGTCTGAGCCAGTGGGATCAGGATTTCGCATCCGAAGGTGATAAGGCGGAGACGGACCAAAGTGTCAAGGAAATAGAAGAGCATCTGGAGAAAAAATATCTTCGGCGTTGCGATCCTTCgcagccgctgcagctcATGTCGATGCTGATGGCACGGGCTGCGATCGACACCATTCGCTTCATGACACACCACCCACGCAGATGGACCAGCATCAACCAGGCGCCGCCATTTGAGCGTCAGTGGATGTGGGAAGTCAGCATCAGGCTTCTGGAGCAGCGCGACATGCTGCAGTCAAACCCCTCGCTGAAGAGGTTTGCGTGGCACGCGGCGTTTACCATGCAATGGCCTGCTTTCATCCACGTGCTCGATAGCCTGCGAGCCAATCCGTCCACGCCGGATGCCGAGAAAGCGTGGAGGCTGATTGCGAACACGTTTGAGAATAACATGAGCATGTTCTCCGACTCGAGAAAGCCCATCCACAGAGCCGTGCGCAGTCTCTGTCTGAAAGCATACGATGCTCGCAGGCTGCAGCGCAATGGTGTTTATGCTCTCCAGACGCCGGCGTTTATTTCGAAGctacggcagcagcaagaggtGGTCAAGATCAAAAGACAAGCCTGCCGTAGGAAAGCCGAGGATGCGTTCCAGTGGGACTCCATCGGCTCAGAGGCCACTACCGCATCGACAGGTCTTGAGCACGGCACGATACCCAACCAGGAAGACGCTGCGGAACACGTGGATGCTGGTGGTCAAAATCAACGATTGGAGCATGTCAATGAGCACGGCAGCGAAGCTGAATATACCTATGCTATACAAAACATGGACCTGGATGCTCTGCTGGCTGGGGACGGCAGCGCAGATCACAGGGCGTATCAAGCTATCAACTGGGAGCAATGGGATCTTTTCCTCGCCGATTCCAAAATCAATTGA